In the genome of Girardinichthys multiradiatus isolate DD_20200921_A chromosome 7, DD_fGirMul_XY1, whole genome shotgun sequence, one region contains:
- the LOC124871009 gene encoding gamma-crystallin M3-like produces the protein MDKIGQSFASKTVASIAMTMGKIIFYEERNFQGRSYETSSDCADMSSHLSRCHSCRVESGCFMVYDHTNFMGNQFFVRRGEYSDYQRMGMSDCIRSSRMIPMHRGQFRMRIYEREDFGGQMHELMDDCDSIVDRYRMSDCMSCHVMDGHWLIYEQPNYRGRMMYLRPGEYRSFKEMGMSGMRFMSMRRIMDSCY, from the exons ATGGATAAAATTGGGCAGTCATTTGCATCCAAAACAGTTGCCAGTATAGCCATGACCATGGGCAAG ATCATCTTCTACGAGGAAAGGAACTTCCAGGGTCGCTCCTATGAGACCAGCAGCGACTGTGCTGACATGTCCTCCCACCTGAGCAGGTGTCACTCCTGCAGAGTGGAGAGCGGCTGCTTCATGGTCTACGACCACACAAACTTCATGGGAAACCAGTTCTTTGTGAGGAGAGGAGAGTACTCTGACTATCAGCGCATGGGCATGAGCGATTGTATTAGGTCTTCCCGTATGATCCCCATG CACAGAGGCCAGTTCAGGATGAGGATCTATGAGAGGGAGGACTTTGGTGGTCAGATGCATGAGCTGATGGACGACTGTGACTCCATTGTGGACCGCTACCGCATGTCTGACTGCATGTCCTGCCATGTGATGGACGGTCACTGGCTGATATATGAGCAGCCCAACTACAGAGGCAGGATGATgtacctgaggcctggagagtACAGGAGCTTCAAGGAGATGGGAATGAGTGGGATGAGGTTCATGAGCATGAGGAGGATCATGGATTCCTGTTATTAG